From one Rosa rugosa chromosome 4, drRosRugo1.1, whole genome shotgun sequence genomic stretch:
- the LOC133742895 gene encoding metal-nicotianamine transporter YSL1, protein MNMDLEAREKKEIEREDMEEETIESDGSLGRIEAWTEQLTVRGVIASTVIGTVYSVIAMKLNLTTGITPNLNVSAALLAFVFIRTWTNLLSKAGYVSKPFTRQENTMIQTCAVACYSIAVSGGFGSYLLGLNRKTYELSGVNTEGNSASAVKEPALGWMTGFLFLVCFVGLFVLIPLRKVMIVDLKLTYPSGLATAVLINGFHTQGDKMAKKQVHGFMKYFSVSFLWGFFKWFYEASENCGFSQFPTFGLKAWKNTFYFDFSTTFVGAGMICSHLVNLSLLLGAVLSFGVMWPLIGQLKGNWFPESLEEYDMKSLYGYKVFLSVSLILGDGLYNFIKIMLSTIVNIHDRLKNRNLPDEDGKLNPTEEKQNEIFIREKIPMWVGVAGYVVFSIVSIIAIPMMFPELKWYYVVVAYMLAPSLAFCNAYGAGLTDINMAYNYGKVALFLLAALTGKEHGVVAGLAGCGVVKSVCSVACNLMQDLKTAHLTFTSPRAMFVSQAIGTLIGCLTAPLSFLLFYKAFDVGNPNGEFKAPYALIYRNMAILGVEGFSALPRHCVQLCYGFFAFAVMVNLIRDFSPPKIGKWMPLPMVMGVPFLVGAYFAIDMFTGSVIVFAWHRLDSKNAGMMVPVVASGLICGEGLWTLPASVLALAKVKPPICMKFLGS, encoded by the exons ATGAACATGGACTTGGAAGCAAGGGAAAAGaaggagattgagagagaggacATGGAAGAAGAGACCATTGAATCCGATGGTTCACTGGGGAGAATTGAGGCATGGACCGAGCAGCTGACAGTAAGAGGAGTCATTGCAAGCACAGTGATTGGAACGGTGTACAGTGTGATAGCCATGAAGCTAAACCTGACAACTGGGATTACTCCTAACCTCAATGTCTCTGCTGCTCTTCTCGCTTTCGTGTTCATCAGGACATGGACAAACCTGCTCTCGAAAGCTGGATATGTATCGAAACCCTTCACTAGGCAAGAGAACACTATGATACAAACATGTGCAGTTGCATGTTATAGTATTGCTGTTTCAG GTGGATTTGGATCTTATCTCTTGGGATTAAACAGGAAGACATATGAGTTATCAGGGGTAAATACTGAGGGAAACTCTGCAAGTGCTGTAAAGGAACCTGCGCTTGGTTGGATGACTGGCTTTCTTTTCCTAGTTTGCTTTGTTGGACTTTTTGTCTTAATTCCTCTTAGGAAG GTAATGATAGTGGACTTGAAATTGACTTATCCAAGTGGTTTGGCAACTGCTGTTCTTATCAATGGTTTCCATACTCAAGGAGATAAGATGGCCAA GAAGCAAGTCCACGGGTTCATGAAGTACTTTTCGGTCAGCTTCTTATGGGGATTTTTCAAGTGGTTTTATGAGGCCTCAGAAAACTGTGGATTCTCACAATTCCCCACATTCGGATTGAAAGCTTGGAAAAACAC ATTCTACTTTGATTTTAGCACGACTTTTGTTGGAGCAGGCATGATATGCTCCCATCTAGTGAACCTGTCTTTGCTACTTGGAGCTGTGCTCTCTTTTGGAGTAATGTGGCCACTAATTGGTCAGCTTAAAGGAAATTGGTTCCCTGAGAGTTTAGAGGAATATGATATGAAGAGTTTATATGGTTACAAG GTATTTCTATCTGTTTCTCTAATCCTTGGTGATGGTCTTTACAATTTCATCAAGATAATGTTGTCAACcattgttaatattcatgacaGATTGAAAAACAGGAACCTTCCAG ATGAGGATGGCAAGTTGAATCCCACTGAAGAGAAGCAAAATGAAATATTTATAAGAGAAAAAATTCCAATGTGGGTTGGAGTTGCTGGATATGTTGTCTTCTCCATCGTTTCTATTATAGCGATCCCCATGATGTTCCCCGAACTCAAATGGTATTATGTAGTCGTAGCCTACATGCTTGCTCCATCCCTTGCCTTCTGCAATGCTTATGGAGCTGGTCTTACTGACATAAACATGGCCTACAATTATGGAAAAGTTGCTCTTTTTCTGCTAGCGGCATTAACAGGGAAAGAACACGGCGTGGTGGCAGGGCTAGCTGGATGTGGTGTCGTAAAATCGGTTTGTTCCGTGGCTTGTAATCTGATGCAAGATCTCAAGACAGCGCATCTAACTTTCACCTCTCCTAGAGCAATGTTTGTGAGCCAAGCCATTGGCACCCTAATAGGCTGTTTAACAGCTCCTCTCAGTTTCCTCTTGTTCTACAAGGCATTTGACGTGGGAAACCCAAATGGAGAATTCAAAGCTCCTTATGCCTTGATCTACAGAAACATGGCAATTCTAGGTGTTGAAGGCTTCTCGGCTCTGCCTCGGCATTGCGTGCAGCTCTGTTATGGGTTCTTTGCTTTTGCAGTGATGGTCAACCTAATTAGAGATTTTTCACCGCCAAAGATTGGGAAGTGGATGCCGCTACCTATGGTCATGGGTGTGCCATTTCTAGTCGGGGCATACTTTGCCATTGATATGTTCACGGGGAGTGTTATCGTATTTGCATGGCACAGGCTTGACAGCAAGAATGCTGGGATGATGGTTCCTGTTGTTGCTTCTGGTTTAATTTGTGGAGAAGGGCTGTGGACTCTTCCTGCTTCAGTTCTTGCTCTGGCCAAAGTAAAACCCCCCATCTGCATGAAATTTTTGGGTTCCTAG
- the LOC133745354 gene encoding uncharacterized protein LOC133745354: MCRSTDYPGFQARREALKIQAFFIRFSGLDFRKPLPESLTLSYLPRINGTALEIDGSKIRPDSPALVTLHRSVNAKVRKGEAIFGSREAVRAGDGVRFEAYLREEKVLKGIFRKDEGQEWKLECKCVLESESVGEEVTAAEVCVAVEGHVAMSERVAMIVKRRGKCGFHPLEEIPEADEESDGGCCCTCGEMDGGDLEEDGDVEEELEMDMEGVRWAVDVGFWVMCLGVGYLVSKASSKSLRRRRLF, translated from the coding sequence ATGTGTAGGTCGACGGACTACCCTGGCTTTCAGGCCAGGAGAGAAGCCCTAAAGATTCAAGCTTTCTTTATACGGTTTTCGGGTTTGGATTTTCGTAAGCCGTTACCGGAATCGCTCACTCTTTCGTATCTTCCGAGGATCAACGGCACCGCGCTCGAGATCGACGGGTCAAAGATCCGACCCGACTCGCCGGCGTTAGTGACGCTTCACCGCTCGGTTAATGCGAAGGTGAGGAAGGGGGAGGCGATATTCGGGTCGCGGGAGGCCGTTCGGGCCGGCGACGGGGTCCGGTTCGAGGCGTATTTGAGGGAGGAGAAGGTGCTGAAGGGGATTTTCAGGAAAGACGAGGGGCAGGAGTGGAAATTGGAGTGCAAGTGCGTGCTGGAGAGCGAGAGTGTCGGGGAGGAGGTCACGGCGGCGGAGGTGTGCGTGGCCGTGGAGGGACACGTGGCGATGAGCGAGAGGGTGGCGATGATTGTGAAAAGGCGGGGAAAGTGTGGGTTTCATCCGCTGGAGGAGATTCCGGAGGCGGACGAGGAATCGGACGGCGGGTGTTGTTGCACTTGCGGGGAAATGGACGGTGGAGATTTGGAGGAGGATGGTGACGTGGAGGAGGAGTTGGAGATGGATATGGAGGGAGTGAGATGGGCTGTGGATGTGGGCTTTTGGGTCATGTGTTTGGGTGTGGGCTACTTGGTTTCTAAGGCCTCATCCAAAAGCTTGAGACGCAGGagattattttga